The proteins below are encoded in one region of Triticum aestivum cultivar Chinese Spring chromosome 1B, IWGSC CS RefSeq v2.1, whole genome shotgun sequence:
- the LOC123121176 gene encoding probable methyltransferase PMT3 gives MRGRNDGGQSKKPVVLFCIMVVCLCLLFLYFSGSNGQAGSAALEYGTKFSRSLGWGSDGDGDDGSDESIFGTGDANDVKLKSFPVCDDRHSELIPCLDRNLIYQMRLKLDLNLMEHYERHCPPPERRFNCLIPPPHGYKVPIKWPKSRDIVWKANIPHTHLAKEKSDQNWMIDAGEKIKFPGGGTHFHHGADKYISSIANMLNFKDNIINNEGMLRTVLDVGCGVASFGGYLLSSNVIAMSLAPNDVHQNQIQFALERGIPAYLGVLGTKRLPYPSRSFELAHCSRCRIDWLQRDGILMLELDRLLRPGGYFAYSSPEAYAQDEEDRRIWKEMSSLAERMCWKIAEKKNQTVIWVKPLNNDCYRSRPRGTNPPLCKSGDDPDSVWGVTMEACITPYPEQMHRDGGSGLAPWPARLTTPPPRLADLYVTADTFEKDTEMWQQRVDNYWNLLRPKVKPESIRNIMDMKANFGSFAAALKEKDVWVMNAVSHDGPNTLKIIYDRGLIGSTHDWCEAFSTYPRTYDLLHAWTVFTDLEKRGCSAEDLLLEMDRILRPTGFIIVRDKAPIIVFIKKYLNALHWEAVTVVDGESSRESEENEMILIIRKKLWLPEGGSQDST, from the exons ATGAGGGGGAGAAATGACGGGGGGCAGAGCAAGAAGCCCGTCGTGCTCTTCTGCATCATGGTCGTGTGCCTCTGCCTCCTCTTCCTCTATTTCTCGGGCTCCAATGGGCAGGCTGGGAGCGCGGCACTAGAGTATGGCACCAAGTTTTCTCGGTCGCTTGGGTGGGGCAGCGATGGAGATGGCGACGATGGCTCAGACGAGTCAATTTTTGGGACTGGCGATGCAAATGACGTTAAGCTCAAGAGCTTCCCT GTATGCGATGATCGGCATTCTGAGCTGATCCCCTGCTTGGATAGGAATTTGATATATCAGATGAGGCTGAAGCTGGATCTAAACTTGATGGAGCATTATGAGCGGCATTGCCCTCCTCCTGAGAGGCGATTTAATTGCCTGATTCCACCGCCACATGGCTATAAG GTTCCCATAAAATGGCCAAAAAGTCGCGATATAGTGTGGAAAGCAAATATTCCTCACACTCACCTTGCAAAAGAGAAGTCAGACCAGAACTGGATGATTGATGCAGGCGAAAAAATTAAGTTTCCAGGTGGCGGAACACATTTTCATCATGGAGCTGACAAATATATATCAAGCATTGCAAAT ATGCTAAACTTCAAAGATAACATTATAAACAATGAGGGAATGCTTCGTACTGTACTTGATGTGGGCTGCGGAGTGGCTAGTTTTGGAGGATATCTTCTTTCATCGAATGTCATAGCGATGTCTTTGGCACCAAACGATGTACATCAGAACCAGATCCAATTTGCTCTTGAAAGGGGGATCCCTGCTTATCTTGGTGTTTTGGGAACAAAAAGGCTTCCATACCCCAGTAGATCGTTTGAATTAGCCCACTGTTCTCGTTGCAGGATTGATTGGCTTCAGAGAGATGGAATTCTTATGCTTGAACTGGACAGATTACTCAGGCCTGGAGGTTATTTTGCTTATTCATCTCCTGAGGCATACGCACAGGATGAGGAGGATCGTAGAATCTGGAAAGAAATGAGTTCCCTTGCAGAAAGGATGTGCTGGAAAATTGCAGAGAAAAAAAACCAGACAGTTATTTGGGTCAAGCCTCTGAACAATGATTGCTACAGGAGCCGGCCGCGTGGTACAAATCCACCTCTATGCAAAAGTGGTGATGATCCAGATTCAGTATGGGGAGTGACAATGGAAGCTTGCATTACTCCATATCCAGAAC AAATGCACAGGGATGGGGGAAGTGGATTGGCTCCTTGGCCTGCTCGATTAACAACCCCACCTCCTCGTCTTGCAGATTTGTATGTTACAGCTGACACATTTGAAAAAGATACG GAAATGTGGCAGCAAAGAGTAGATAATTATTGGAATTTATTGCGCCCAAAGGTAAAACCAGAGAGTATTAGAAACATCATGGACATGAAAGCAAACTTTGGATCATTTGCTGCTGCTCTCAAGGAAAAGGATGTATGGGTGATGAATGCTGTGTCCCATGATGGACCAAACACCCTTAAGATAATCTATGACAGAGGGCTCATAGGCTCTACACACGACTG GTGTGAGGCATTCTCTACTTATCCtcgaacatatgatcttctacaTGCGTGGACAGTCTTCACCGACCTTGAGAAAAGAGGTTGCAGTGCTGAAGATCTGCTCCTTGAAATGGATCGTATACTCAGGCCAACTGGTTTTATCATTGTGAGAGACAAGGCCCCTATCATTGTATTCATCAAGAAGTATCTCAATGCACTTCACTGGGAGGCAGTAACCGTTGTGGATGGTGAGTCCAGTCGGGAATCTGAGGAGAATGAAATGATACTCATAATCCGGAAGAAATTGTGGCTACCAGAAGGAGGTTCACAGGACTCGACGTAA